A window of Streptomyces sp. DG1A-41 contains these coding sequences:
- a CDS encoding MFS transporter — translation MSSGPGAASVPAPDPHDSPPTSDTHPRKSSMFSSLKVRNYRLFFMGQVVSNIGTWMQRIAQDWLVLSLTGSSAAVGITTALQFLPMLLFGLYGGVLVDRLRKRPTLLVTQSSMALTALALAAAVLTGHVQVWHVYVAAFAVGLATVVDNPARQSFVSELVGPKQLQNAVSLNSANFQSARLVGPAVAGILITGVGTGYAFLFNGLSFIAPLTGLLLMRARDLHVVERAPRGKGQLREGVRYVTGRPELIWPIVLVGFVGTFAFNFPVYLSAFADDVFHAGAGAYSMFNTLMAVGSVAGALLAARRGTARLRLLIAAALVFGALEMVAATTPTLWMFALLMVPLGLFGMTVNVTTNTSIQMSTDPAMRGRVMALYMMVFLGGSPVGAPIVGWITDTYGARAGLAAGGAVAAVAAAVIGLILARVGNLRLSVGWHRGHPRVRFVPREQQEELAPAA, via the coding sequence TTGAGTTCGGGACCCGGAGCAGCTTCCGTCCCCGCACCTGATCCCCACGACTCCCCGCCCACCTCCGACACGCACCCGCGCAAGTCCTCGATGTTCTCCTCCCTGAAGGTCAGGAACTACCGCCTGTTCTTCATGGGCCAGGTCGTCTCCAACATCGGCACCTGGATGCAGCGCATCGCCCAGGACTGGCTGGTCCTCAGCCTCACCGGCTCCTCGGCGGCCGTCGGCATAACGACGGCACTCCAGTTCCTGCCGATGCTGCTCTTCGGCCTCTACGGCGGTGTCCTCGTCGACCGGCTGCGCAAGCGGCCCACCCTGCTCGTCACCCAGTCGTCGATGGCCCTCACCGCCCTCGCCCTCGCCGCCGCCGTCCTCACCGGCCATGTCCAGGTGTGGCACGTGTACGTCGCCGCCTTCGCGGTCGGTCTCGCCACGGTGGTCGACAACCCGGCCCGGCAGTCCTTCGTCTCCGAGCTGGTCGGCCCGAAGCAGTTGCAGAACGCGGTCAGCCTGAACTCGGCGAACTTCCAGTCCGCCCGCCTGGTCGGCCCCGCCGTCGCGGGCATACTGATCACCGGCGTCGGCACCGGCTACGCGTTCCTCTTCAACGGCCTGTCCTTCATCGCGCCGCTCACCGGCCTGCTGCTGATGCGCGCCCGCGATCTGCACGTCGTCGAGCGCGCCCCGCGCGGCAAGGGGCAGCTGCGTGAGGGCGTCCGCTATGTCACCGGCCGCCCGGAGCTGATCTGGCCGATCGTCCTGGTCGGGTTCGTCGGCACCTTCGCCTTCAACTTCCCCGTCTACCTCTCGGCCTTCGCGGACGACGTGTTCCACGCGGGCGCGGGCGCCTACAGCATGTTCAACACGCTGATGGCGGTCGGCTCGGTCGCGGGCGCGCTGCTCGCCGCCCGGCGCGGCACGGCCCGGCTGCGGCTGCTGATCGCGGCGGCCCTGGTCTTCGGCGCGCTGGAGATGGTGGCGGCCACGACACCGACGCTGTGGATGTTCGCCCTGCTCATGGTCCCGCTGGGTCTGTTCGGCATGACGGTCAACGTCACGACGAACACCAGCATCCAGATGTCCACGGACCCGGCCATGCGCGGCCGTGTCATGGCCCTCTACATGATGGTCTTCCTCGGCGGCTCCCCGGTCGGCGCGCCGATCGTCGGCTGGATCACCGACACCTACGGCGCCCGGGCCGGCCTCGCGGCCGGCGGTGCCGTCGCGGCCGTCGCCGCGGCCGTGATCGGCCTGATCCTGGCCCGCGTCGGCAACCTCCGCCTGTCGGTCGGCTGGCACCGCGGCCACCCACGGGTGCGGTTCGTCCCCCGGGAGCAGCAGGAGGAACTGGCGCCGGCGGCGTAG
- a CDS encoding MarR family transcriptional regulator, whose product MPDLSHGDDVAAVNSLRSAVMRLSRRLKHQRVDESLSPTEMSVLGTLSLCGRATPGELARKEHVQPPSMTRIVALLESKGLVRLEPHPEDRRQKVVTRTEQAEAMLEESRRKRNAFLASLVENLDEDEWAKLRAAAPVLEKLAHL is encoded by the coding sequence ATGCCGGACCTCAGCCATGGCGACGATGTAGCCGCCGTGAACTCCCTCCGATCCGCCGTGATGCGGCTGTCCCGTCGGCTCAAGCACCAGCGGGTCGACGAGTCGCTCAGCCCGACCGAGATGTCGGTGCTCGGCACCCTGTCCCTGTGCGGCAGGGCCACACCGGGCGAGCTCGCCCGCAAGGAGCATGTCCAGCCGCCCTCGATGACCCGCATCGTGGCGCTGCTGGAGTCCAAGGGACTGGTCCGTCTGGAGCCGCACCCCGAGGACCGGCGCCAGAAGGTCGTCACGCGCACCGAGCAGGCCGAAGCGATGCTCGAGGAGAGCCGCCGCAAGCGGAACGCGTTCCTGGCCTCGCTGGTGGAGAACCTCGACGAGGACGAGTGGGCGAAACTCCGCGCCGCCGCCCCCGTGCTGGAGAAGCTCGCGCATCTGTAA
- a CDS encoding GDSL-type esterase/lipase family protein produces MLRFMPVGDSMTIGSAGEHTWRYRMWQHLCRSYGGSFTLVGPRETLHDKLADAPTSYAYADPEFPRAHLAGWGEGWLHMAPLIGEAVRSCRADVLLVSLGLIDLGFYTNAEQTAENVRAFAAEARAANRRVRMVWLPVTPNVRAESDPAFATEVARFNELLAKTAADLDEPGSPVLLASTPPSYDIHADTYDGTHPNDSGEHKIAAAFAEAMYQAWDLGESYEE; encoded by the coding sequence ATGCTCAGGTTCATGCCCGTCGGTGACTCCATGACGATCGGGAGCGCGGGCGAACACACGTGGCGCTATCGGATGTGGCAGCACCTGTGCCGGTCCTACGGCGGTTCCTTCACCCTCGTCGGCCCGCGCGAGACGCTTCACGACAAGCTCGCCGACGCCCCGACCTCGTACGCGTACGCGGACCCGGAGTTCCCGCGTGCCCACCTGGCCGGCTGGGGCGAGGGCTGGCTGCACATGGCGCCGCTGATCGGCGAGGCGGTGCGGTCGTGCCGCGCGGACGTCCTCCTGGTCTCCCTCGGCCTCATCGACCTGGGCTTCTACACGAACGCCGAGCAGACCGCCGAGAACGTCCGGGCCTTCGCGGCCGAGGCGCGGGCGGCGAACCGGCGGGTGCGGATGGTGTGGCTGCCGGTGACCCCGAACGTGCGGGCCGAGTCCGACCCGGCCTTCGCCACCGAGGTCGCCCGCTTCAACGAACTGCTGGCGAAGACGGCCGCGGACCTCGACGAGCCCGGCTCACCCGTCCTCCTGGCCTCGACCCCGCCGTCGTACGACATCCACGCCGACACCTACGACGGCACCCACCCCAACGACAGCGGCGAGCACAAGATCGCGGCGGCCTTCGCGGAGGCGATGTACCAGGCCTGGGACCTGGGCGAGTCCTACGAGGAGTAA
- a CDS encoding HAD-IC family P-type ATPase — protein sequence MTHLDAGARLDSTGPVTVTSRETGLTTAQVAERVERGQVNDVPVRSSRSTVDIIRANVFTRFNAIIGILWLIMLVVAPIQDSLFGFVILANTGIGIVQEWRAKKTLDSLALIGEVRPTVRRDGASGQVSTSEIVLDDLIEIGPGDKVVVDGVCVEADGLEIDESLLTGEADPVVKRPGDQVMSGSFVVAGGGAFQATKVGREAYAAQLAEEASRFTLVHSELRSGISTILKYVTWMMVPTAIGLIISQLVVKDNAFKDSVARTVGGIVPMVPEGLVLLTSVAFAIGVIRLGRKQCLVQELPAIEGLARVDTVCLDKTGTLTEGGMDVTELRPLQGADETYVREVLGALGASDPRPNASLKAIIDVYPAIEEWRCTQALPFSSARKYSGAAFVEAGGESSTWLLGAPDVLLPDDDPALAETERLNEQGLRVLLLARVDRDLDDPEVAEGAKPTALVVLEQRLRPDAADTLRYFADQNVAAKVISGDNAVSVGAVASKLGLSGTTVDARRLPAEQDGMARALDDGTVFGRVTPQQKRNMVGALQSHGHTVAMTGDGVNDVLALKDADIGVAMGSGSEATRAVAQIVLLNNSFATLPSVVAEGRRVIGNITRVATLFLVKTVYSVLLAILVVCWQVEYPFLPRHLTLLSTLTIGVPAFFLALAPNKERAKPNFVRRVMRYAIPGGVLAAVATFATYLIARQHYTGAGALDAETSAATLTLFLISMWVLAIIARPYTWWRITLVAAMAGAFLLVLVVPWLQDFFALKLVGVTMPWLAVGIAAVAAATLELLWRWVDRRFPA from the coding sequence ATGACGCATCTCGACGCGGGTGCCCGGCTCGACTCCACGGGGCCGGTGACGGTCACCTCCCGCGAGACCGGCCTGACCACGGCCCAGGTCGCCGAGCGGGTGGAGCGCGGCCAGGTCAACGACGTGCCGGTGCGCAGCAGCCGCTCCACCGTCGACATCATCCGCGCGAACGTCTTCACCCGCTTCAACGCGATCATCGGCATCCTCTGGCTGATCATGCTGGTCGTCGCGCCGATCCAGGACAGCCTGTTCGGCTTCGTGATCCTCGCCAACACCGGTATCGGGATCGTCCAGGAGTGGCGGGCGAAGAAGACGCTGGACTCGCTCGCGCTGATCGGCGAGGTGCGTCCCACCGTCCGCCGGGACGGGGCCTCCGGCCAGGTCAGCACCTCCGAGATCGTCCTCGACGACCTGATCGAGATCGGGCCCGGCGACAAGGTCGTCGTCGACGGTGTCTGTGTCGAGGCCGACGGGCTGGAGATCGACGAGTCGCTGCTCACCGGCGAGGCGGACCCGGTCGTCAAACGCCCCGGCGACCAGGTGATGTCGGGCAGCTTCGTGGTCGCGGGCGGCGGGGCCTTCCAAGCCACCAAGGTCGGGCGGGAGGCGTACGCCGCGCAGCTCGCGGAGGAGGCGTCCCGGTTCACCCTCGTCCACTCCGAGCTGCGCTCCGGTATCTCCACGATCCTCAAGTACGTCACGTGGATGATGGTCCCGACCGCCATCGGCCTGATCATCAGCCAGCTGGTCGTGAAGGACAACGCCTTCAAGGACTCCGTCGCCCGGACGGTCGGCGGCATCGTCCCGATGGTCCCCGAGGGGCTGGTCCTGCTGACCTCGGTCGCCTTCGCCATCGGCGTGATCCGCCTGGGCCGCAAGCAGTGCCTCGTCCAGGAGCTGCCCGCGATCGAGGGGCTGGCCCGGGTCGACACCGTCTGCCTCGACAAGACCGGCACCCTCACCGAGGGCGGCATGGACGTCACCGAGCTACGGCCGCTCCAGGGCGCCGATGAGACGTACGTACGCGAGGTGCTCGGCGCCCTCGGCGCGTCGGACCCCCGGCCCAACGCCTCCCTCAAGGCGATCATCGACGTCTACCCGGCCATCGAGGAGTGGCGCTGCACCCAGGCACTGCCGTTCTCCTCCGCCCGCAAGTACAGCGGCGCCGCGTTCGTCGAGGCCGGCGGGGAGAGCAGCACCTGGCTGCTGGGGGCGCCTGACGTCCTGCTGCCCGACGACGACCCGGCCCTCGCCGAGACCGAGCGGCTCAACGAGCAGGGCCTGCGGGTGCTGCTGCTCGCCCGGGTCGACCGGGACCTCGACGACCCGGAGGTGGCCGAGGGAGCGAAGCCCACCGCACTGGTGGTCCTGGAACAGCGGCTGCGGCCGGACGCGGCCGACACGCTGCGCTACTTCGCCGACCAGAACGTGGCCGCCAAGGTCATCTCCGGCGACAACGCGGTGTCGGTCGGGGCGGTCGCGTCCAAGCTAGGGCTGTCCGGCACCACCGTGGACGCGCGCCGGCTGCCCGCCGAGCAGGACGGGATGGCGCGGGCCCTCGACGACGGCACGGTGTTCGGGCGGGTCACCCCGCAGCAGAAGCGGAACATGGTGGGGGCGTTGCAGTCCCATGGGCACACGGTCGCGATGACGGGCGACGGGGTGAACGACGTCCTCGCCCTGAAGGACGCCGACATCGGCGTCGCGATGGGCTCCGGCTCGGAGGCGACCCGGGCGGTGGCGCAGATCGTGCTGCTGAACAACAGCTTCGCGACGCTGCCGTCGGTGGTGGCGGAGGGCCGCCGGGTCATCGGCAACATCACGCGGGTCGCGACCCTGTTCCTCGTCAAGACGGTCTACTCGGTGCTGCTGGCGATCCTGGTGGTCTGCTGGCAGGTCGAGTACCCGTTCCTGCCGCGCCACCTGACCCTTCTCTCGACCCTGACGATCGGCGTCCCGGCCTTCTTCCTCGCGCTCGCGCCCAACAAGGAGCGCGCGAAGCCGAACTTCGTGCGGCGGGTGATGCGGTACGCGATCCCTGGCGGGGTGCTGGCCGCGGTGGCGACCTTCGCGACCTACCTGATCGCCCGGCAGCACTACACGGGCGCGGGCGCACTGGACGCGGAGACCAGCGCCGCGACGCTCACGCTGTTCCTCATCTCGATGTGGGTGCTGGCGATCATCGCCCGCCCCTACACCTGGTGGCGCATCACCCTGGTGGCGGCGATGGCCGGGGCCTTCCTGCTGGTCCTCGTCGTGCCGTGGCTCCAGGACTTCTTCGCGCTGAAGCTGGTCGGCGTGACGATGCCGTGGCTGGCGGTCGGCATCGCGGCGGTGGCGGCGGCCACCCTGGAACTCCTGTGGAGGTGGGTTGACCGCCGCTTCCCGGCGTAG
- a CDS encoding NCS2 family permease, producing the protein MSSSAPAKVPAPDQPGAGPTYGALDRFFRISERGGTLPREVRGGLATFFAMAYIIVLNPIILGSAKDMYGHQLDNGQLVTATALTAALTTLLMGVIGNVPIALAAGLGVNSVVALQLAPRMSWPDAMGMVVLAGFVVMLLVATGLRERVMNAVPYGLRKAISIGIGLFIMLIGLVDAGFVSRIPDAAQTTVPLQLGGDGHLNGWPVLVFVLGVLLTLALIVRKVSGAILISIVAMTVVAVVIEAVAKVPSWGLTTPKWPGNPVAGPDFGLVGQVSLFGGFEKVGVLTGVLFVFTVLLSCFFDAMGTIMGVSDEAKLTDAQGQMPGINKVLFVDGLAVAAGGASSSSATTAFVESTAGVGEGARTGLANVVTGSLFAVALFLTPVATMVPSQAATPALFAVGFLILAGSVREIDWADHTIAIPAFVTMLMMPFTYSITNGIGMGFITFVVLRLAAGRGREVPTAMYAVAAVFAFYYLMPALGLT; encoded by the coding sequence ATGTCCTCCTCGGCTCCCGCCAAGGTCCCCGCCCCTGATCAGCCGGGAGCCGGGCCCACGTACGGCGCACTCGACCGCTTCTTCCGGATCTCCGAGCGCGGCGGCACGCTGCCCCGTGAGGTCCGGGGCGGTCTCGCCACCTTCTTCGCGATGGCCTACATCATCGTGCTGAACCCGATCATCCTCGGCAGCGCGAAGGACATGTACGGACACCAGCTCGACAACGGACAGCTGGTCACCGCGACGGCCCTCACGGCCGCGCTCACCACCCTCCTCATGGGTGTCATCGGCAACGTGCCGATCGCGCTCGCCGCCGGCCTCGGCGTGAACTCCGTCGTCGCCCTCCAGCTCGCCCCGCGCATGTCCTGGCCGGACGCGATGGGCATGGTGGTGCTCGCCGGGTTCGTGGTCATGCTGCTGGTCGCCACGGGGCTGCGCGAGCGCGTGATGAACGCCGTCCCCTACGGGCTGCGCAAGGCCATCTCCATCGGCATCGGCCTGTTCATCATGCTGATCGGGCTCGTCGACGCCGGGTTCGTCTCCCGTATCCCGGACGCCGCCCAGACCACCGTGCCGCTCCAGCTCGGCGGCGACGGTCACCTCAACGGCTGGCCGGTGCTGGTCTTCGTCCTGGGCGTGCTGCTCACCCTCGCGCTCATCGTGCGCAAGGTCTCCGGCGCGATCCTGATCTCGATCGTCGCCATGACCGTCGTGGCCGTGGTCATCGAGGCCGTGGCCAAGGTGCCGAGCTGGGGCCTCACCACCCCGAAGTGGCCGGGCAACCCGGTCGCCGGCCCCGACTTCGGGCTGGTCGGGCAGGTCAGCCTGTTCGGCGGCTTCGAGAAGGTCGGCGTGCTGACCGGTGTGCTGTTCGTCTTCACCGTGCTGCTCTCGTGCTTCTTCGACGCGATGGGCACGATCATGGGCGTCTCGGACGAGGCGAAGCTGACCGACGCGCAGGGGCAGATGCCCGGCATCAACAAGGTGCTGTTCGTCGACGGCCTCGCGGTCGCCGCCGGCGGTGCCAGCTCCTCCTCGGCGACCACCGCCTTCGTCGAGTCCACGGCCGGTGTCGGCGAGGGTGCCCGTACCGGCCTCGCGAACGTCGTCACCGGCTCTCTCTTCGCCGTCGCCCTCTTCCTGACGCCGGTCGCCACGATGGTGCCCTCCCAGGCGGCGACCCCGGCCCTGTTCGCGGTCGGCTTCCTGATCCTGGCCGGTTCGGTCAGGGAGATCGACTGGGCGGACCACACGATCGCCATCCCGGCCTTCGTGACGATGCTGATGATGCCGTTCACGTACTCGATCACCAACGGCATCGGCATGGGCTTCATCACCTTCGTGGTGCTGCGCCTGGCGGCGGGGCGGGGCCGGGAGGTGCCGACGGCGATGTACGCGGTGGCGGCGGTGTTCGCGTTCTACTACCTGATGCCGGCACTGGGCCTGACCTGA
- a CDS encoding aminoglycoside adenylyltransferase family protein — protein MPDQPGTDYLVQLLRTTLGDSLLGIYLHGSATLGGLRPHSDIDVLAVVRDRTTRAQRRALVEELLKVSGVDGRRHVELIVVVQDDVRPWRYPPTCDFLYGDWLREDYERGVTPAPEPSPDLAPLLTVVLRAGAPLHGPPPAHLLDPVPHDDLRRAVVAGVPELMDELDTDTRNVLLTLARIWTTLTTGTIRSKDAAAAWALDRLPAEHRPALARARAVHLGEEAERWDDLAPRPCAEFLTRMITDSYSS, from the coding sequence ATGCCAGACCAGCCCGGCACCGACTACCTCGTCCAGCTCCTCCGCACCACCCTCGGCGACTCCCTCCTCGGCATCTACCTGCACGGCTCCGCCACCCTCGGCGGCCTGCGCCCGCACAGCGACATCGACGTCCTGGCCGTCGTACGGGACCGCACGACGCGCGCCCAACGCCGGGCGCTGGTCGAGGAGTTGCTCAAGGTGTCCGGCGTGGACGGGCGGCGGCACGTGGAGCTGATCGTCGTCGTGCAGGACGACGTACGGCCCTGGCGCTACCCACCCACCTGCGACTTCCTCTACGGCGACTGGCTGCGCGAGGACTACGAGCGCGGGGTGACCCCGGCCCCCGAGCCCAGCCCCGACCTCGCGCCACTCCTCACGGTGGTCCTGCGCGCCGGCGCCCCGCTCCACGGGCCGCCGCCCGCCCACCTCCTCGACCCCGTCCCGCACGACGACCTCAGGCGGGCCGTCGTCGCCGGCGTGCCGGAGCTCATGGACGAACTGGACACCGACACCCGCAACGTGCTGCTCACCCTCGCCCGGATCTGGACCACCCTCACCACCGGGACCATCCGCTCGAAGGACGCGGCAGCCGCGTGGGCGCTCGACCGGCTCCCCGCCGAGCACCGGCCCGCCCTCGCCCGCGCCCGGGCCGTCCATCTGGGGGAGGAGGCAGAGCGCTGGGACGACCTGGCGCCCCGGCCCTGCGCGGAGTTCCTGACCAGGATGATCACGGACAGTTACTCCTCGTAG
- a CDS encoding DUF2530 domain-containing protein, translating to MAKWTPRHEAPEPLEGPVVATVTGLTILWFVLFLVQLPFYGWFDDQGHTWWLWTCLAGGGLGLIGIWYVRRRDAAIKRAAAQDLTAAPTAE from the coding sequence ATGGCGAAATGGACCCCCAGACACGAGGCGCCGGAGCCCCTGGAGGGCCCCGTGGTCGCCACCGTCACCGGCCTCACGATCCTCTGGTTCGTCCTGTTCCTGGTCCAGCTCCCCTTCTACGGCTGGTTCGACGACCAGGGCCACACGTGGTGGCTGTGGACCTGCCTGGCCGGGGGCGGGCTGGGGCTGATCGGCATCTGGTACGTCCGCAGGCGCGATGCCGCGATCAAACGAGCCGCGGCGCAGGACCTGACGGCGGCTCCCACGGCCGAATAG
- a CDS encoding aldo/keto reductase → MEYTQLGRTGLKVSRLVLGTMNFGPQTDEADSHAIMDAALDAGINFFDTANVYGWGENKGRTESIIGNWFAKGEGRRDKVVLATKVYGNMGADGPAWPNHDKLSAVNIRRAVDASLKRLQTDYIDVYQFHHIDRHTPFEEIWQAIDVLVQQGKILYVGSSNFPGYKIAQANEIAARRGGTIGLVSEQCLYNLAERRAEMEVIPAAQDYGLGVIPWSPLHGGLLGGVLKKEVEGKRRASGRAADALADPAVRAQIQSYEDLLDKHGIEPGEAALAWLLTRPGVTGPIVGPRTGEQLDSALRAAELELSEELLTGLDEIFPGPGPSPEAFAW, encoded by the coding sequence ATGGAGTACACGCAGCTCGGACGTACAGGACTCAAGGTCAGCCGGCTCGTCCTCGGCACCATGAACTTCGGCCCGCAGACCGACGAGGCCGACAGCCACGCCATCATGGACGCGGCGCTGGACGCGGGCATCAACTTCTTCGACACCGCCAACGTGTACGGCTGGGGCGAGAACAAGGGCCGTACCGAGAGCATCATCGGCAACTGGTTCGCCAAGGGCGAGGGACGGCGCGACAAGGTCGTCCTCGCCACGAAGGTGTACGGCAACATGGGCGCCGACGGACCGGCCTGGCCCAACCACGACAAGCTCTCCGCCGTCAACATCCGGCGGGCCGTGGACGCCAGCCTCAAGCGGCTCCAGACCGACTACATCGACGTCTACCAGTTCCACCACATCGACCGGCACACGCCGTTCGAGGAGATCTGGCAGGCGATCGACGTCCTGGTCCAGCAGGGCAAGATCCTCTACGTCGGGTCGTCGAACTTCCCCGGCTACAAGATCGCCCAGGCCAACGAGATCGCCGCCCGGCGGGGCGGGACCATCGGGCTGGTCAGCGAGCAGTGCCTGTACAACCTCGCCGAGCGGCGTGCCGAGATGGAGGTCATCCCGGCCGCTCAGGACTACGGCCTCGGCGTCATCCCCTGGTCGCCGCTGCACGGCGGTCTGCTGGGCGGTGTCCTCAAGAAGGAGGTCGAGGGCAAACGCCGCGCCTCCGGCCGCGCGGCCGACGCGCTCGCCGACCCCGCCGTCCGCGCGCAGATCCAGTCCTACGAGGACCTGCTCGACAAGCACGGCATCGAGCCCGGCGAGGCCGCGCTGGCCTGGCTGCTCACCCGCCCCGGCGTGACCGGCCCGATCGTCGGCCCGCGCACCGGCGAGCAGCTCGACTCCGCCCTGCGCGCGGCCGAGCTGGAGCTGTCCGAGGAGCTCCTGACCGGACTGGACGAGATCTTCCCGGGCCCGGGCCCGAGCCCTGAGGCCTTCGCCTGGTAG